Below is a window of Buchnera aphidicola (Kurisakia onigurumii) DNA.
ATGTTTGGATACTTGTCATTTATTTTCTTCTGGATATAGTGTAATTTCACGAAATTCTTGTAATAATGTATTAGATTATTTTAATGAAATAGTAGGTATAAAATATTTAAAAGGTTTACATTTAAATGACGCTAAAAGTAATTTTTTTAGTAAAGTAGATAGACATCATAGTTTAGGATATGGAAATATAGGAATTGAATTATTTAAATGGGTTATGAACAATTCTTATTTTGAGAATATACCGATAATAATAGAAAGTATTAATTCAGATTTATGGAATCAAGAAATTGAATGGTTACGTTCGTTGAAAAAAAAATAATTTTAAATAATATTGGTATAAAATGAAAAAGTTGTTTTTTAATAAAAAAATATATATAATAAAAAATTAATGTAATTTTTTTATATTTTTTAAAAATAAATTTTAATTTATCAGAATTGGAAATTCCATGTTAACTATTTTTGCAGAGAAACGTACAAAATTAGGAAAAAGTGCAAGTCGTTTATTGCGTAAAAATAATAAATTTCCATCTATTATTTATGGTTTAGATATTGTACCAGTTTATATAGAAATTAATCAAGATGCATTTATTAACATGATGTCCATTCCAGATTTTAATAAAAAAAAAATTATTATACAGTTAGATAATAATGTGCAATATCATGTAAAAATAAAAGATTTACAAAATCATGCTTTTAAAAGAAAAATTTTACACATAGATTTTTTTGTACAAAAGTAAATATTTTTATTATTTAAAAATATAATTCATGAAATTTATAAATATTCGGCACGTAGCGCAGCTTGGTAGATCATTGTCATGGGGTGGCAAAGGTCAGAGGTTCAATTCCTCTCGTGCCGATAATTATATTTAATTATTTAAAAATATGATTTTAAAAAAATATTTTTTATAAAAATAAAAATATTTTTAAGAAATATAAAAAATTTTCCAAAAAAGTTTTCTAAAAATAAACATTTTTGGATGAAATTGAATTAATATAATTCCTGTAATTCCTATTAAAAAAGTAATTAAAGATATTCGAAACAATTTTTTAGAAGATAGCGAAAAATATTTCTTTTTATATTTTTTAACTTGCCACCATTTCCAAAATAACCAAATACTAATCCAATTTATTAATAAAATAATACTAAAAATATATTTAAAATAATCATTTTTTTCTTTAAAAACAGGATTATTTATTGCAATACCTGTAATTATTCCAGGCAAAAAATACAGAAAAGGCCAAAATATACATCCAATAAAGTTAGGTAAAATAAATTTTTTAAAAGGTAATTTCAACATACCAGACAACATAGGTATAATTGGTCTTGTTGGTCCAAAAAATCTACCTATTAATACTGTTAAAAAACTATAATTATATAATGCTTTTTTTGTCATAATAAATATTTTTTGATATTTTTTAAAAAAATATAAATTATGCAACCATTTTTTACATTTCCATCCAAAATAATAAGAAATCCAATCTCCTAGTAAACATCCTATTGATCCTGCAATACATGCAGAATATAAAGTTAATTTTCCAGTACCAATTAATGTTCCTAGCGCTGACATTAAAATAATACCAGGAAGAACTAAACCTACAAAAGCTAATGATTCTAAAAATGATACAAAACCTATTATTATCAAAGAATATGCTAATGGTTGTTTATGTATATATGCTAAGAAATATTCCATAAATTTTTTATTCTACTTATTAAAAGAAATGATTTATATTTTTATAAAAATAAATTTTAAATTTTAATTTCTTTATAAAATGACTAATAATAGTTTATTTTTTATTAAAAAAGTATAAATAATTTTATTATTTATATTATTTTTATAATAAAATATTTTTTATATAAAAATAAATTATCATAATTATATTATTTTCATATATATGTATAATTTATTTTTTTATTAATTTCATTTTTAATGAAAAATTATTTTCTAATAGTAAAAAAAAAATAAATATTTTTATGTTAATATTAATAATATTATTAAATCATACTAAATTAAAATATGAATATAAAAAAAATATGAACAAATTTATTCCAAAAAAGAAATTTGGACAAAATTTTTTAAAAAATAAAGAAATAATTAAAAAAATTATATTTTTTATACAACCAAAAAAAAATAATTTTTTAATAGAAATAGGTCCTGGTTTAGGTTCTTTGACTATACCTATTACAAAATTTAAAAGTACTGTATTTGTTATTGAAATAGATAATAAATTATGTATCTTTTTAAAAAAAATATTTAAAAATAGTAAAAAAATTAAAATTATTAATTCTAATATATTGTATTTTAATTATTTAGAAATATTAAATAAAAATAGTATTAATATAGAAAATAGAATTTTTGGTAATCTACCATATAATATTTGTACAAAAATAATATTAAATTTAACGAAATATAATAAATATATTTTAGATATGCATTTTATGGTGCAATATGAAGTAGGATGTAGAATTTTTGCTATTCCTGGTAGTAAATTTTATGGTAGATTATCAGTAATATTACAATATTATTATAAAATTATTCCTTTAATGATTGTAAAATCAGATAATTTTTTTCCTAAACCTAAAGTAAATTCTTATTTTATTAGATTTATTCCACATAAAAATAAGTATCCTGATGTTGACGTGTTTAAATTAAAAGAAATTACTAAAATAGCTTTTTCTCAAAGAAGAAAAATAATTAAAAATAGCTTATCTAAAATTTTTACAAATAAAATTTTTGTCAAATTAGGAATTGATTCTAATTTACGAGCTCAAAATTTAACAGTTTTAGATTACTGTCGTTTAACTTATTTTTTTTAAAATTTAAAATAAAAAATTTTCATATTTTTATATAAATAAAATATCATAGGAAAAAAAATGAATACATATTTTGTTGGAGATATTCATGGTTGTTATACTCAGTTACAGTTACTTTTAAAAAAAGTATCGTTTAATTCTGAAAAAGATGAATTATGGGTGACTGGTGATTTAGTTTCTAGAGGAGATAAATCTTTTGAAGTAGTAGAATATTTATTTTCTTTAGGAAATAGAGCCAAGATAGTATTGGGTAATCATGATATATATTTAATAAAATCATATTTGAATGGATTTGATGAATTAAAAACAGAAAGTTATTTACTTCCTTTTTTTGAAAATAAAAAAGGTGCAATATTGATAGAATGGTTACGGAATCAACCCTTATTACGATTTGATAAAGAAAGAAAATTTTTTTTATCGCATGCTGGAATACCTCCTTGTTGGGATATAGATACTGCATTAAAATATGCTAAAAAATCTGAAAAAATTTTAAAAAGTACTCAATGTCGTAAATATTTAAATAACATTTTATCTAATCATAATACATGGAATTCTAAATTAAATAATATAGAAGAATTTTCTTTTATTATCAATGCTTTAACAAGAATGAGATATATTAATTTAGATAAAACTAATAGTTTGAATTTAATAGAAAAAATTCCTCCTCATAAAAATTTAAATAAAAATTTAACACCTTGGTTTTTTATGAAAAGAAAAATACCGAATAATTATTCTATTTTTTTTGGACATTGGTCAGCATTAGAAGGAAAAGGAACCCCTGAAGGGTTTTTTCCTTTAGATACTGGTTGTTGTTGGGGAAAAAAATTAACGATTGTTAGATGGATTGATAAAAAAAAATTTTTTCAATCTTATAAAATAATATAATTTATTTCTGTTGTATATTTTTTTTAAATATATATGAAAATATAAAAACATTATTTAAATGTATTATTTTTTTGTATTAAGTTAATTTAAATTAATTTTATATAATAAAAATATTATTTTTTATAAATATTTTTAATTTAATTTATTAGAATATTTTTAATAATTATTTTTTTTGTGTATTTCTTGTAATGATCTAATTGTATATATTGGATTGCTGTTTAATGATTGTATTGTTGCATGAGCACCATTCAAAGTAGTATTTAAAAATATATTATATTTGATAGCATTTTGAGATATTGAAGGATTATTTTTGTTTTTTTTATGTGAAAAATAAGAAGTATTAATAATATATCCGTATTTTTTATTTTTCATGTTATTTTCTATATTAGGTTTTTGAAAGTTGTTCTTGAAAACTAAATTATGTAAAATGTTATTTTTTTTTAAAATAGCAGAAGTTCCTATAGTAGCATCAATTTTAAATCCTAAATTTTCAATTTTTTTAGCTAATTTGATTATATTAATTTTATCTTTATTATGAACTGATATTAATATTCTTTTTTTTTTATTTATGCTTACTTGTAAGGATAAAATAGATTTCGCAAAGGCTTCAGAAAAGTTTTTTCCAATTCCCATAGTTTCTCCTGTAGAACGCATTTCAGGACCTAAAATTGGGATAACATTCATAAATTTGTTAAATGGAAGTACAGCTTCTTTTACATAAAAATATTTATAAATAATTTTTTTGTTTATCAGTTTTTTATTAATTTTTTTGCCACACATTACCAAAGCAGAAATTTTTGATAAAGAAATTCCAATGGATTTAGAAACAAATGGTATTGTTCTAGAAGCGCGAGGATTAACTTCTAGTACATATATTTTTTTTTCTTTTATAGCGAATTGTATATTAATTAGTCCTATAATTCCTATTTTTAAAGATATTTTTTTTACCTGTTTTTTTATTTTTTTGACAATATTTGATGATATAGAATGAACTGGTAATGAACAGGACGAATCTCCTGAATGAATTCCTGCTTGTTCTATATGTTCCATTACTCCACCAATAAAAACATTTTTATTATCACATATTGCATCTACATCGATTTCAGTTGCATTTTCTAAATATTCATCAATAAAAATTTTATTACATGTATTGTTAATAATTTTTTTATTAAAATAATTTGTAAGCATTTTTTCTGAATATATTATTTCCATATTTCTACCTCCTAATACATAAGAAGGACGTATAATAACTGGATATCCAATTGATTTTATTACATTTTTTGCATCTTCTAATGTTCTGACTGTATCATTTTTAGGTTGTTTAAGTTTTAATAATGAAATAATTTTTTGAAATTTATCTCTATTTTCAGTTTGATCAATTTTATTAGCATTAGTACCCATAATTTGAATACCTTCTGATTCTATTTTTTTTGCTAATTTTAATGGAGTTTGTCCTCCAAATTGTATTATTACTCCTATTGGTTTTTCTATTCTAACTATTTCTATAATAGTTTCTAAAGTGATAGGTTCAAAATATAAACGGTCTGAAATGTTATAATCGGTAGATACTGTTTCAGGATTAGAATTAATTATTATAGTTTCA
It encodes the following:
- the rplY gene encoding 50S ribosomal protein L25, producing the protein MLTIFAEKRTKLGKSASRLLRKNNKFPSIIYGLDIVPVYIEINQDAFINMMSIPDFNKKKIIIQLDNNVQYHVKIKDLQNHAFKRKILHIDFFVQK
- a CDS encoding DedA family protein, with translation MEYFLAYIHKQPLAYSLIIIGFVSFLESLAFVGLVLPGIILMSALGTLIGTGKLTLYSACIAGSIGCLLGDWISYYFGWKCKKWLHNLYFFKKYQKIFIMTKKALYNYSFLTVLIGRFFGPTRPIIPMLSGMLKLPFKKFILPNFIGCIFWPFLYFLPGIITGIAINNPVFKEKNDYFKYIFSIILLINWISIWLFWKWWQVKKYKKKYFSLSSKKLFRISLITFLIGITGIILIQFHPKMFIFRKLFWKIFYIS
- the rsmA gene encoding 16S rRNA (adenine(1518)-N(6)/adenine(1519)-N(6))-dimethyltransferase RsmA; this encodes MNKFIPKKKFGQNFLKNKEIIKKIIFFIQPKKNNFLIEIGPGLGSLTIPITKFKSTVFVIEIDNKLCIFLKKIFKNSKKIKIINSNILYFNYLEILNKNSINIENRIFGNLPYNICTKIILNLTKYNKYILDMHFMVQYEVGCRIFAIPGSKFYGRLSVILQYYYKIIPLMIVKSDNFFPKPKVNSYFIRFIPHKNKYPDVDVFKLKEITKIAFSQRRKIIKNSLSKIFTNKIFVKLGIDSNLRAQNLTVLDYCRLTYFF
- a CDS encoding symmetrical bis(5'-nucleosyl)-tetraphosphatase; this encodes MNTYFVGDIHGCYTQLQLLLKKVSFNSEKDELWVTGDLVSRGDKSFEVVEYLFSLGNRAKIVLGNHDIYLIKSYLNGFDELKTESYLLPFFENKKGAILIEWLRNQPLLRFDKERKFFLSHAGIPPCWDIDTALKYAKKSEKILKSTQCRKYLNNILSNHNTWNSKLNNIEEFSFIINALTRMRYINLDKTNSLNLIEKIPPHKNLNKNLTPWFFMKRKIPNNYSIFFGHWSALEGKGTPEGFFPLDTGCCWGKKLTIVRWIDKKKFFQSYKII